In Chryseobacterium gleum, a single genomic region encodes these proteins:
- a CDS encoding response regulator transcription factor, with amino-acid sequence METSILNKEIIFLLADDHSIVRQGMEIVISDIAPNARVYQTSSLHQVLELVESKGIEMAIIDAHFPDGNSLHIIPQMKSINPDIKILIFTGLEEELHGLKFIKAGANGYLSKLSEEEEVKEAVTAFIEKGEYFSDLLRNLLVQFVYNPDLISPLSILTKRELQIAELYAEGYGNLEISNSLNIKQNTVSTIKKNIFEKLKIENMVELVDLIKTHHKL; translated from the coding sequence ATGGAAACATCAATTCTAAATAAAGAAATTATATTCCTGCTTGCAGACGATCACAGTATTGTACGTCAGGGAATGGAAATTGTTATCAGTGATATTGCTCCTAACGCCAGGGTTTACCAGACTTCATCTTTACATCAGGTATTGGAGCTGGTAGAATCAAAAGGGATAGAGATGGCTATCATTGATGCTCATTTCCCGGACGGAAACAGTCTTCATATTATTCCTCAGATGAAGAGTATAAATCCTGATATTAAAATTTTGATTTTTACAGGACTTGAAGAGGAACTGCACGGACTTAAATTTATCAAAGCCGGTGCTAACGGTTACCTCAGCAAACTGAGTGAAGAAGAAGAGGTAAAGGAGGCGGTTACAGCTTTTATCGAAAAAGGAGAATATTTTTCTGATCTTTTACGTAATCTTTTAGTACAGTTCGTTTATAATCCTGACCTGATAAGTCCTCTCAGCATTTTGACCAAAAGAGAACTGCAGATTGCAGAACTCTATGCTGAAGGGTATGGAAACCTGGAAATTTCAAACAGCCTGAATATCAAACAAAATACAGTAAGCACAATCAAAAAAAATATCTTTGAAAAACTGAAGATCGAAAATATGGTTGAGCTTGTTGACCTTATCAAAACCCATCATAAACTATAA
- a CDS encoding ACT domain-containing protein has protein sequence MSGEKDLTILLQKMEPVLNAGEYVFCTVKTLGEVPEIEKILFFFREHEAVTIVLEKTIADEWSMAYSYISSWITLTVHSSLEAIGLTAAFANALKNENISCNVVAAYFHDHIFVAKEDADKAMKTLSTLKTK, from the coding sequence ATGTCAGGAGAAAAAGACTTAACGATATTGCTTCAAAAGATGGAACCGGTATTGAATGCCGGAGAATATGTATTTTGTACTGTTAAAACCCTCGGAGAAGTTCCGGAGATAGAGAAGATTCTGTTTTTCTTCCGTGAACATGAAGCTGTTACCATTGTGCTGGAGAAAACCATAGCAGATGAATGGAGTATGGCTTACAGCTATATCTCTTCATGGATAACTCTTACTGTCCATTCTTCACTGGAAGCCATAGGACTTACCGCTGCCTTTGCCAATGCCCTAAAAAACGAAAATATCAGCTGTAATGTAGTCGCCGCTTATTTCCATGACCATATATTTGTAGCAAAAGAAGATGCTGATAAAGCGATGAAAACTCTTAGTACGTTAAAAACAAAATAG
- a CDS encoding alpha/beta fold hydrolase, protein MKTIRKISALSLLCLTLFTVATVSCTEENEPPTIQEVQNRNHQTAKTQFVTVKGNAIAYRVLGKEDGIPLVLLPGLGGSMDDWDPAVTDGLAKQYKVIIFDNKGVSSSKGTTPNTVQAMADDAVDFIKALNLTKVNIMGFSMGGFVAQRITLTNPSLINKVILTGTGPQGAIGLSNLPAIVAGTAGLSPEASFLKFGFTESAQSIAEGKASFARIQLRTTDRDIPLSDAASNAQFTAVLSWAQPNADALTEIEKIKNPVLIVHGENDLPVSVQNAKNMAQHLDHAELVIFPDSGHASFYQYHDTFVAKAIEFLGK, encoded by the coding sequence ATGAAAACAATCAGAAAAATCTCCGCCTTAAGCTTATTATGCCTAACTCTTTTTACTGTAGCGACAGTATCCTGCACTGAAGAAAATGAGCCTCCCACGATACAGGAGGTACAAAACAGAAACCACCAAACTGCCAAGACCCAATTCGTAACCGTTAAGGGCAATGCCATTGCATACCGTGTTTTAGGAAAAGAAGATGGAATTCCATTGGTATTGCTGCCGGGATTAGGCGGTTCCATGGATGACTGGGATCCTGCAGTGACAGATGGTCTTGCAAAACAGTATAAAGTAATTATCTTTGATAATAAAGGTGTATCTTCCTCAAAAGGAACAACTCCCAATACTGTTCAGGCAATGGCCGATGATGCGGTAGACTTTATCAAAGCGTTAAATCTGACCAAAGTGAATATCATGGGATTTTCTATGGGTGGATTTGTTGCACAGCGAATAACGCTGACCAATCCGTCACTGATCAATAAAGTAATTTTAACCGGGACAGGACCACAGGGCGCAATCGGATTGTCTAATCTGCCTGCTATTGTTGCAGGAACTGCCGGATTGAGTCCTGAAGCTTCATTTCTTAAATTCGGATTTACAGAATCTGCACAGAGTATTGCGGAAGGAAAAGCTTCTTTTGCAAGAATTCAGCTCCGTACTACAGACAGAGATATTCCATTGAGTGATGCTGCTTCCAACGCACAGTTTACAGCTGTATTGAGCTGGGCCCAGCCTAATGCTGATGCCCTTACAGAAATAGAGAAGATTAAAAATCCGGTACTGATTGTTCATGGTGAAAATGACCTTCCGGTGTCTGTTCAGAATGCTAAAAATATGGCTCAGCATTTAGACCATGCAGAACTGGTTATTTTTCCTGATTCGGGACACGCTTCTTTTTACCAGTACCATGATACATTTGTTGCCAAAGCTATTGAATTCCTGGGAAAATAA
- a CDS encoding VOC family protein — protein MKLTSLRLISKDIKAAVAFYEQVIGITATWYTEDFAELSANSITIAIGSTRTMQMFSEGLTDFSGTKSTIIEFLVKNVDEEYERIKEIASEIIQEPTTMPWGNRSLLFCDPDGNMINFFTPVSEEAVEKFS, from the coding sequence ATGAAACTTACCTCATTAAGACTCATCAGTAAAGACATCAAAGCAGCAGTAGCATTTTATGAACAGGTTATAGGTATAACTGCCACATGGTATACAGAAGATTTTGCAGAACTCTCTGCTAATTCTATCACAATCGCTATAGGAAGTACCCGGACAATGCAAATGTTCTCAGAAGGTCTGACAGATTTTTCAGGAACAAAATCAACCATAATAGAATTTCTTGTTAAAAACGTAGACGAAGAATATGAAAGAATTAAAGAGATAGCATCTGAAATCATCCAGGAGCCAACAACAATGCCTTGGGGAAACCGATCTCTGCTGTTCTGTGATCCGGATGGAAATATGATCAACTTTTTCACCCCGGTAAGCGAAGAGGCAGTGGAAAAATTCAGTTAA
- a CDS encoding Crp/Fnr family transcriptional regulator, translated as MISKFIFNNQYLFDELPEYDKNLLTGAMKTKNYRKNEPVFTDGTKPNGVYYLNEGKIKKYKVDNDGREQIIYIYTSGEFLGYSAILSNESYGDTASTLENSVISFISKDSFLDILNQSSVLSRLLLKSLSHEFSVMANLIAVLSHRTVRERAALSLLILHDKYKSNGTPDNEVFITLSRIDLANMVGTARETLARIINDFKQEKLIRSEGRKIQITDFKRLIHIANFY; from the coding sequence ATGATCTCAAAATTTATTTTCAACAATCAATACCTTTTTGATGAACTTCCTGAGTATGATAAAAACCTGCTTACAGGAGCTATGAAAACCAAAAATTACCGTAAAAATGAACCTGTATTTACTGACGGAACAAAGCCTAACGGCGTCTATTATCTGAATGAAGGGAAAATAAAGAAATACAAGGTGGATAATGACGGAAGGGAACAGATTATTTACATTTACACCTCCGGTGAGTTTTTAGGTTATTCAGCTATTCTGAGCAATGAATCTTACGGTGACACAGCATCAACACTGGAAAATTCTGTGATTTCCTTTATTTCAAAAGACAGTTTTCTTGATATTCTCAATCAGTCATCAGTACTTTCAAGGCTGCTGCTGAAGTCTTTAAGTCATGAATTCAGTGTGATGGCCAATCTTATTGCAGTATTGTCCCATCGGACCGTTCGGGAAAGAGCTGCTCTCAGCTTACTGATTCTTCATGATAAGTATAAATCAAATGGCACACCAGACAATGAAGTATTCATTACCCTTTCGCGCATAGATCTTGCCAATATGGTTGGAACCGCCAGAGAGACTTTGGCCCGCATCATCAATGATTTTAAACAGGAAAAATTAATCAGATCTGAAGGACGGAAAATACAAATTACCGACTTTAAGCGGCTAATTCATATTGCTAATTTTTATTAA
- a CDS encoding YoaK family protein, producing the protein MFRHRGKNRTYFHNLKLASALSFVAGIVNIAGVLSVKVLTTNITGHFAFFSEEILLDHYSKAFIYFIFILCFLGGAFCSSFMVEFSSGHKMFRPHLIPLVTEILILGFVGISGGKPLGISISPYTIAGLLLFAMGVQNSLVTRVSQSVVRTTHLTGLFTDLGIELSKLLFKERENEQRQLKKNITLKLVIIACFFSGCIVGGFVYSFIQLKTLIVTAGLLFFVIRYDKLLYRYYSLKRRFR; encoded by the coding sequence ATGTTCAGACACAGAGGGAAAAACAGAACCTATTTTCATAACCTTAAGCTGGCATCCGCACTTTCATTTGTTGCCGGAATCGTGAATATTGCAGGTGTTTTGTCTGTTAAAGTGCTTACTACGAATATAACCGGGCATTTTGCCTTTTTTTCTGAGGAGATTCTTCTGGATCATTACAGCAAAGCATTTATATACTTCATCTTTATTCTGTGTTTCCTTGGCGGTGCGTTCTGCTCAAGCTTTATGGTAGAATTTTCATCGGGGCATAAAATGTTCCGTCCACACCTCATTCCTTTGGTTACTGAAATTCTGATATTGGGCTTTGTAGGAATATCAGGAGGGAAGCCATTAGGCATTTCAATATCTCCTTATACAATTGCCGGGCTTTTGCTTTTTGCAATGGGGGTTCAGAATTCATTGGTAACAAGAGTATCCCAGTCTGTAGTGAGAACTACCCATCTTACCGGGCTGTTTACCGATCTGGGAATAGAGCTTTCAAAGCTGTTATTTAAGGAGCGGGAAAATGAACAGCGCCAGCTTAAAAAGAATATTACCCTGAAGCTGGTGATTATTGCCTGCTTTTTCTCAGGATGTATTGTTGGTGGTTTTGTTTATAGCTTCATTCAGCTGAAAACGCTGATCGTGACTGCAGGATTATTATTCTTTGTCATCCGGTATGATAAACTTTTGTATAGGTATTATTCCCTGAAAAGAAGATTCAGATAA
- a CDS encoding DUF4249 domain-containing protein, with protein MKNTFYIILSLLALTSCEKEVDLDLNDQSGNIVIEGNVTNQPGPYTVKITKSVGFSEPNQYPAVTGAQVILSDDMGQSETLQYTGNGVYQTSTFTGSPGRTYTLKVQAEGKEYTAQSKMPEVVYFDGLKQSSFKFGDKTTYTLLPLFTDPIMLGNRYLFIFTINDLPKKYMNTISDNVNNGLPNQQPLILPNDDNKGRDHEVVAGDKIHVEMQSIDTNVFTYYSALLQISGGNGGTATPTNPPSNISNGALGYFSAHTTDTETFVIQPPVTP; from the coding sequence ATGAAAAATACTTTTTATATCATATTATCTCTTCTGGCATTAACTTCTTGTGAAAAGGAAGTTGATCTTGATCTGAATGATCAGAGCGGAAACATTGTCATTGAAGGAAATGTTACGAACCAGCCAGGTCCTTACACCGTAAAAATCACAAAATCAGTTGGCTTTTCAGAGCCTAATCAATACCCCGCTGTTACCGGTGCCCAGGTTATTTTAAGTGATGATATGGGACAGTCCGAAACACTTCAATATACAGGAAACGGAGTGTATCAAACCTCAACTTTTACGGGGTCACCCGGCAGAACCTATACATTGAAAGTACAGGCTGAAGGAAAAGAATATACTGCCCAGAGCAAAATGCCTGAAGTGGTTTATTTCGACGGATTGAAACAAAGTTCTTTTAAGTTTGGTGATAAGACTACTTATACCCTCTTACCACTTTTTACCGACCCAATAATGCTTGGGAACCGTTATCTTTTCATTTTTACGATCAATGATCTCCCTAAAAAATACATGAATACCATTTCAGATAATGTCAATAACGGATTGCCTAACCAGCAACCTCTGATCCTTCCCAATGATGATAACAAAGGCAGAGATCACGAAGTAGTTGCAGGTGATAAAATTCATGTGGAAATGCAGTCTATAGACACGAATGTATTCACCTATTACAGTGCATTACTTCAGATTTCAGGTGGTAATGGGGGAACCGCTACTCCAACCAATCCTCCGAGCAATATCAGCAACGGAGCATTGGGATATTTTTCAGCGCACACAACAGACACGGAGACTTTTGTAATCCAGCCTCCTGTAACTCCATAA
- a CDS encoding TonB-dependent receptor gives MQTSFLKITAATAALCFSTLAIAQKTYSVSGTVKDKKNGELLIGVSVKVSEDPAINVVANEYGFYSLSLPEGNYTLIISNPGYKDFEQQIKVDQNIKLDLPLIPQETETKAIDEVVVTAIKKDKNLTSAQMGAETLNIKNIEKLPVLFGEKDVMKTIQLLPGIKSNGEGSSGFSVRGGATDQNLILLDEAPVYNASHLLGFFSTFNSDALKDASIIKGNSPAQYGGRLSSVLDVKMKDGNNKDYNVNGGVGLISSRLSVEGPIQKEKSSFIVSGRRTYADLFLKTSKDYKDNKLYFYDLNLKANYQINENNRIYLSGYFGRDVLGLGDTFNTDWGNTTATLRWNSIISSKLFSNTSFIYSNYDYKISLKNDDTVFDLNSKIRDWNLKQDFTWFAGNKHSVKFGLQSIYHTLTPSSASGTTVSSFARNPRYSWENAVYINDDYKATEKLTINYGARLSIFSVLGGDTFNTYENGILTDSKFLEKGKFGKTYVNIEPRISANYRINEVSSVKGGYSRNTQNLHLLSNSNSGNPTDQWIGSSYTVKPEIADQISLGYSRNFNNNNYELNAEVYYKDMKNQIDFKNGAQIGFDTGADVESELLFGKGRAYGLELIAKKKSGKLTGWISYTLSKTERKINGINNNEWYNARMDKTHDLSIVATYQLNPKWSFSGLFVYSTGNAVTFPTGKYELNGQTIFQYSNRNADRMPAYHRMDLSATYEPSSNKRFRGSWTFGIYNLYGRENAYTINFEDNPDRPGTTRAMQTSLFRWVPNITYNFKF, from the coding sequence ATGCAAACATCCTTTCTAAAAATTACCGCAGCCACCGCTGCGCTCTGTTTCAGTACTCTCGCAATAGCCCAAAAAACCTATTCCGTAAGTGGGACGGTAAAAGACAAAAAAAACGGTGAGCTGCTCATCGGAGTATCTGTAAAGGTAAGTGAAGATCCCGCCATTAATGTTGTTGCTAATGAATATGGCTTTTATTCCCTTTCACTGCCGGAGGGAAATTATACTCTTATTATTTCGAATCCGGGATATAAGGATTTTGAACAGCAGATCAAAGTGGACCAGAATATAAAACTTGATCTTCCTCTTATTCCTCAGGAAACAGAGACAAAAGCCATTGACGAAGTAGTGGTAACCGCTATAAAAAAGGATAAAAACTTAACGTCTGCCCAAATGGGAGCGGAAACATTAAACATTAAAAACATCGAAAAACTTCCTGTCCTTTTCGGGGAAAAGGATGTGATGAAAACCATACAGCTTTTACCGGGCATCAAAAGTAATGGTGAAGGAAGCAGCGGATTCAGTGTAAGAGGCGGCGCTACAGACCAAAACCTGATATTGCTGGATGAAGCACCGGTTTATAATGCATCTCACCTTCTTGGTTTTTTCAGTACGTTCAACAGTGATGCCCTGAAAGATGCCAGCATCATTAAAGGAAACAGCCCCGCACAATATGGAGGCCGGCTTTCTTCCGTATTGGATGTTAAAATGAAGGACGGAAACAATAAAGACTATAACGTGAACGGAGGAGTCGGTCTTATCAGCAGCAGGCTGAGTGTGGAAGGCCCTATTCAGAAAGAAAAGTCGTCATTCATTGTTTCAGGAAGAAGAACGTATGCCGATTTGTTCCTTAAGACCAGTAAGGATTATAAAGACAATAAGCTATATTTTTATGATCTTAACCTGAAGGCCAATTATCAGATCAATGAAAACAACCGTATTTACCTGTCGGGCTATTTCGGAAGAGATGTTCTGGGACTGGGAGATACTTTCAATACAGACTGGGGAAATACTACGGCCACGTTGAGATGGAACAGTATTATCAGCAGTAAGCTATTTTCCAATACATCATTTATTTACAGTAATTATGATTATAAAATCAGTCTGAAAAATGATGATACAGTATTTGATTTAAATTCAAAAATCCGTGACTGGAATCTGAAGCAGGATTTTACCTGGTTTGCAGGAAACAAGCATTCTGTAAAATTCGGACTGCAGTCTATTTATCACACGCTTACCCCAAGCAGTGCTTCCGGTACTACGGTAAGCAGCTTTGCAAGAAATCCGAGATACTCCTGGGAAAATGCAGTTTATATCAATGATGATTATAAAGCAACGGAGAAGCTGACCATCAATTACGGGGCAAGGCTTTCCATATTCAGTGTATTGGGAGGTGATACCTTCAATACTTATGAGAATGGAATACTTACCGATAGTAAATTCTTAGAGAAGGGAAAATTCGGGAAAACCTATGTGAATATTGAACCGCGTATCAGTGCCAACTACCGCATCAACGAAGTGAGCAGTGTGAAAGGAGGCTATTCCAGAAACACTCAGAATCTTCACCTGTTAAGCAACAGCAACAGCGGAAATCCTACCGACCAGTGGATCGGAAGCAGCTATACGGTAAAACCGGAAATTGCAGACCAGATCAGTCTTGGGTACAGCAGAAATTTTAATAACAACAATTATGAATTGAATGCTGAGGTATACTATAAAGACATGAAAAACCAGATCGACTTCAAAAACGGGGCTCAGATTGGCTTTGATACAGGAGCGGATGTAGAAAGTGAACTGTTATTCGGAAAAGGAAGAGCATACGGGCTGGAACTTATCGCCAAAAAGAAAAGCGGAAAACTGACAGGATGGATTTCGTATACGCTTTCCAAAACGGAAAGAAAGATCAACGGAATCAATAACAACGAATGGTACAATGCAAGAATGGATAAAACACACGATCTTTCTATTGTTGCAACATATCAGCTTAATCCGAAATGGAGTTTTTCAGGACTGTTCGTTTACAGCACAGGAAATGCTGTTACCTTCCCTACCGGAAAATATGAGCTGAACGGGCAAACCATATTCCAGTACAGCAACAGAAATGCAGACAGAATGCCTGCTTATCACAGAATGGACTTAAGTGCTACTTATGAGCCTAGTTCTAATAAGCGTTTCCGCGGTTCATGGACATTTGGTATTTATAATTTGTATGGCCGTGAAAATGCCTACACCATTAATTTTGAAGACAATCCTGACCGTCCCGGAACAACCCGTGCCATGCAGACCTCTTTATTCCGCTGGGTACCTAACATCACTTATAATTTCAAATTCTAA
- a CDS encoding TlpA family protein disulfide reductase, protein MENLKIWLKKNGSTAVLTVLFIILLVNKDAKAWLMRQVASTGILNSGISDAKETKNTSSHASYNGFILKNEDGTMIDVSALQNKVIFINFWASWCPPCRAEFPSVQKLYDQYRNHPDFVFLTVNLDDNVSLGKSYLKEKGFTVPFLVSAGNIPDVLYSGSLPTTVVLDKKGEIRLHHKGLADYSKDSFYKQIDELLNEKP, encoded by the coding sequence ATGGAAAATCTGAAAATCTGGCTGAAGAAAAATGGCTCTACTGCTGTACTTACTGTGTTATTCATTATCCTGTTGGTGAATAAGGATGCAAAGGCATGGCTTATGAGGCAGGTTGCTTCCACCGGAATCCTCAATTCCGGCATATCAGATGCAAAAGAAACAAAAAATACTTCAAGCCACGCTTCTTATAATGGCTTTATACTGAAAAATGAAGATGGAACAATGATCGATGTTTCCGCTTTACAAAATAAAGTAATCTTCATTAACTTCTGGGCGTCATGGTGCCCTCCCTGCAGGGCGGAGTTTCCGTCTGTTCAGAAATTATATGACCAATACAGAAACCATCCGGACTTTGTATTTCTTACAGTAAATCTGGATGATAATGTAAGTCTGGGAAAATCTTATTTAAAAGAGAAAGGCTTTACGGTTCCTTTTCTGGTATCAGCCGGCAATATCCCAGATGTATTGTATAGCGGATCTTTACCAACAACTGTTGTACTTGATAAAAAAGGAGAAATCCGTCTGCATCATAAAGGATTAGCAGATTATAGTAAAGATTCATTTTACAAGCAGATTGATGAACTACTGAACGAAAAGCCTTAA
- a CDS encoding Crp/Fnr family transcriptional regulator yields MLHQLRTHIEKIIPLNDDEFEFISSCFTYKKYKKHQFLVQEGEAVPYNYFVLKGLLKLVYTDETGKEHIVGFAMEDWWETDFPAYYQQTLATMSLECLEDTEVLCIKLEDYRKLCGQLPKLEHFFLEKAYMGFITAQQRTISMMTTGIKERYEQLLKKYPSLVQRVPKSLLAAYLGVSRETLSRLPL; encoded by the coding sequence ATGCTGCACCAGCTTAGGACCCATATTGAAAAAATAATTCCTCTTAATGATGATGAATTTGAATTCATATCATCCTGCTTTACCTATAAAAAATATAAAAAACATCAGTTTTTAGTGCAGGAAGGAGAAGCGGTTCCTTACAACTATTTTGTATTGAAAGGTCTGTTAAAACTGGTTTACACCGATGAAACCGGAAAAGAACATATTGTAGGGTTTGCCATGGAAGACTGGTGGGAAACAGATTTTCCGGCTTACTATCAGCAAACCTTGGCAACAATGTCTCTGGAATGTCTGGAAGATACAGAAGTACTTTGTATTAAACTGGAAGATTACAGAAAACTTTGCGGGCAACTCCCAAAGCTGGAACATTTTTTCCTTGAAAAGGCCTATATGGGTTTTATCACTGCTCAGCAGCGTACCATTTCCATGATGACAACAGGAATTAAAGAACGCTATGAGCAACTTTTAAAGAAATATCCTTCCCTTGTACAACGTGTTCCGAAGTCTCTTTTGGCTGCCTACTTAGGGGTTTCCAGAGAAACTCTGAGCCGTCTGCCTTTATAA
- a CDS encoding RidA family protein has protein sequence MEKRTVNPWKWQDERSYSQAVEVKNVESTLYCSGQAAIDPDGTSSDKDMKSQLEQAIANLEEVITTAGYECSGIVRLNIYTTSTEELWPHFPILQEWIGRHKIQQAVTMLEVKGLFETLKVELEATVVK, from the coding sequence ATGGAAAAAAGAACAGTTAATCCATGGAAATGGCAGGATGAAAGAAGTTACTCCCAGGCGGTGGAGGTGAAAAATGTTGAAAGTACCTTATACTGCTCAGGACAGGCAGCTATTGATCCTGATGGAACGTCCAGTGATAAGGACATGAAATCACAGCTGGAACAGGCTATTGCCAACCTGGAAGAAGTGATTACTACAGCAGGGTATGAATGCAGCGGTATTGTAAGATTAAATATTTATACTACTTCTACGGAAGAACTCTGGCCTCATTTTCCTATTCTTCAGGAATGGATTGGCAGACATAAAATTCAGCAAGCCGTAACAATGCTTGAAGTGAAAGGTTTGTTTGAAACTTTAAAAGTGGAATTGGAAGCAACCGTGGTCAAATAG
- a CDS encoding SDR family oxidoreductase, whose amino-acid sequence MNIQLFSKNALVGGATQGIGAGIAIELAKCGANVTVMARNEAKLKDFVSSLPVINAGQKHAYLVADFSDFESYKKIIGGYFNEHPVDILVNNTNGPEPGLAVDKNTDDYQKAFDLLFKTVCETTLLALPHMIQQKNGRIINVSSLSVKEPIGNLALSNSIRSAVIAWAKTLSNEIAQHNITVNNVLTGYFDTERIQKLVAHESQQTGNSEEEIKKARENKIPMKRFGQPEEYGHLVAFLASEYSNYLTGTSIPLDGGLNNTY is encoded by the coding sequence ATGAATATTCAACTTTTTTCAAAAAACGCTTTAGTGGGAGGAGCCACTCAGGGAATAGGAGCAGGAATCGCCATAGAACTGGCAAAATGCGGGGCCAATGTTACCGTTATGGCTCGCAATGAAGCTAAACTTAAAGATTTTGTTTCATCCCTTCCGGTTATTAATGCCGGTCAGAAACATGCATATCTTGTTGCTGACTTTTCAGATTTTGAAAGCTATAAGAAAATAATTGGAGGATATTTTAATGAACATCCGGTAGATATCCTTGTTAATAATACAAATGGTCCGGAACCCGGCCTTGCAGTTGATAAAAACACAGATGATTATCAGAAAGCATTTGATCTTCTTTTTAAAACGGTTTGTGAAACAACATTACTGGCTTTGCCTCACATGATCCAACAGAAAAACGGGCGTATCATTAATGTTTCATCCCTTTCAGTAAAAGAACCGATTGGAAATCTCGCATTATCCAATTCAATTCGTTCCGCTGTAATCGCCTGGGCTAAAACCCTTTCCAATGAAATTGCACAACATAATATTACAGTAAATAATGTGTTGACGGGATATTTTGATACTGAAAGAATTCAGAAACTTGTTGCCCATGAATCCCAGCAAACCGGCAATTCTGAAGAAGAAATAAAAAAGGCAAGGGAAAATAAAATTCCGATGAAAAGATTCGGGCAGCCTGAAGAATACGGACATCTTGTGGCTTTCCTTGCTTCAGAATATTCAAATTATCTTACCGGAACAAGCATTCCTTTGGATGGAGGATTGAATAATACCTATTAA